A genome region from Haloarcula ordinaria includes the following:
- a CDS encoding ABC transporter permease encodes MSRSSRHLAVARRDLSEARRSRLFWGALGLLFLLVVPSFWSMVGSLHAVENAAPAAVRAVGRITGYLSTYLFILVAALAYAAVASERESGSVRLLLSLSATRRDVLVGKLLARGGLLTGVVGALLALLGGLILVGRGSVPTSGFVVVAGWVVVYALCWTAFAVGLSAAFDSQYRALAAIAGTYVFLAWNAPIWKAVLQPVLRAALPSAFQGYVPALNPTLSLGFVGQWLLAATSPATSEAGIGPVLVSVGSVVLVAVLGPLVGYRLFQGADLG; translated from the coding sequence ATGAGCCGTTCCAGTCGGCATCTCGCGGTCGCCCGGCGTGACCTTTCTGAGGCCCGCCGGAGTCGGTTGTTCTGGGGTGCCCTCGGGCTGCTATTCCTCCTCGTCGTCCCTTCGTTCTGGTCGATGGTCGGTAGTCTCCACGCCGTCGAGAACGCCGCACCGGCGGCGGTCCGGGCGGTCGGGCGGATTACCGGGTATCTCTCGACGTACCTGTTCATCCTCGTCGCAGCGCTCGCGTACGCCGCGGTAGCGAGCGAGCGGGAGTCCGGCAGCGTTCGCCTGCTGTTGAGCCTCTCAGCGACGCGACGTGACGTGCTGGTCGGGAAACTCCTCGCACGCGGCGGCCTGTTGACCGGGGTGGTTGGTGCCTTGCTGGCGCTCCTCGGCGGACTCATCCTCGTCGGCCGCGGCAGCGTCCCGACATCCGGATTCGTCGTGGTCGCGGGCTGGGTCGTCGTCTACGCGCTTTGCTGGACGGCGTTCGCTGTCGGGCTCTCGGCCGCGTTCGACTCGCAGTATCGTGCGCTGGCTGCCATCGCCGGCACGTACGTCTTCTTGGCCTGGAACGCGCCCATCTGGAAGGCTGTCTTGCAACCAGTCCTCCGAGCGGCACTCCCGTCGGCCTTCCAGGGGTACGTGCCCGCACTTAACCCGACGCTGTCCCTCGGCTTCGTGGGCCAGTGGTTGCTGGCGGCCACGAGTCCGGCCACGAGCGAGGCTGGAATCGGGCCCGTGCTCGTCTCCGTCGGGAGTGTTGTACTGGTTGCCGTGCTTGGTCCGCTCGTCGGCTACCGACTGTTTCAGGGTGCAGACCTCGGTTAG
- a CDS encoding polymer-forming cytoskeletal protein, translating to MSLAETLPLLVLVLLLLAGSGVSPSSMEVVFEGDRVVDETPDAFVVAGGNVTVPADAVVQGQLFVIGGDTRIDGRVDGNVRVFAGTLSVSDTATITGELQAVAGNLSVAPGADIGRRTTVDVTRQERTPLATVGIVVMQMVLLGGVAAVLTRRIPHYLATVGDAITGHPVVSGVVGSIAGTTMLVVFVYMAFTLLLLPLSIVGLFVEVLLVGYGYLAYGYLLGQRLPVERDDVASALGVAGFLLCMELLGRVPYVGALIQLSLLLVGLGAVLITYFGVHRFEPPEIPG from the coding sequence ATGAGTCTCGCAGAGACCCTCCCGCTGCTGGTCCTCGTCCTGCTCCTACTTGCGGGAAGTGGCGTTTCCCCCTCGTCGATGGAGGTCGTCTTCGAAGGCGACAGGGTGGTCGACGAGACCCCCGACGCGTTCGTCGTCGCCGGGGGCAACGTAACTGTCCCAGCCGACGCGGTGGTCCAAGGGCAACTTTTTGTCATCGGTGGCGACACGCGAATCGACGGACGTGTCGACGGCAACGTCCGGGTGTTCGCAGGGACGCTCTCGGTGTCGGATACCGCAACCATCACCGGCGAACTCCAGGCCGTTGCGGGGAACCTTTCGGTCGCCCCTGGTGCTGATATCGGACGTCGTACTACAGTCGACGTCACCCGGCAAGAACGGACACCGTTAGCGACGGTCGGAATCGTCGTGATGCAGATGGTACTCCTCGGCGGCGTGGCCGCCGTGCTCACCCGGCGGATCCCGCACTATCTCGCGACCGTGGGCGATGCTATCACCGGCCATCCGGTCGTTAGCGGTGTCGTCGGGTCGATCGCTGGCACCACGATGCTCGTCGTGTTCGTATACATGGCGTTCACCCTTCTCCTCCTCCCGCTGAGTATCGTGGGCCTCTTCGTCGAGGTCCTCCTCGTCGGCTACGGCTACCTCGCCTACGGCTACCTCCTCGGGCAGCGGCTCCCGGTCGAACGTGACGACGTGGCTTCGGCGCTCGGGGTGGCCGGCTTTCTGCTCTGCATGGAACTGCTGGGACGCGTTCCGTACGTCGGTGCCCTGATTCAGCTGTCTCTGCTCCTCGTTGGCCTCGGGGCGGTCCTCATTACGTACTTCGGCGTCCATCGGTTCGAACCGCCCGAGATACCAGGGTGA
- a CDS encoding ABC transporter ATP-binding protein yields the protein MTRTDSSPDRFSGDTAARLEVDSLTKQYGEVTAVDGLSLRIEAGEVFGFLGPNGAGKSTTIDVLLDFVRPTSGSVRVCGHDPQADPRAVRRRVGVLPEATGYYARASAREHVRFAAEMKDAERDPMRTLERVGLVESADRPVGDFSKGMRQRLGVAMALIGRPDLLVLDEPLAGLDPAGARRVRRLVREERDRGAAVLLSSHITEQVETLCDRVGILLDGELAVVDTVVGLRERLNADRPIDLTIVERPADFDVATLDGVTGVNELASGIRVTCRGPAAAGRIVARLDVSGATLLDIEGRGGSLERLFLALTDDGTEHVDTAVETAVEPRGAGR from the coding sequence GTGACTCGCACGGACTCGTCGCCCGACCGGTTCTCTGGCGATACGGCAGCTCGGCTCGAGGTCGACTCTCTCACCAAGCAGTACGGCGAGGTGACCGCCGTCGACGGCCTTAGCCTCCGAATCGAGGCTGGCGAGGTATTTGGCTTCCTCGGGCCGAACGGGGCCGGTAAGTCCACGACGATCGACGTCTTGCTCGACTTCGTCCGGCCGACGAGCGGCTCGGTACGCGTCTGTGGTCACGACCCACAGGCCGACCCCCGCGCGGTACGCCGACGGGTCGGTGTCCTGCCGGAGGCGACCGGCTACTATGCTCGTGCGAGTGCCCGCGAGCACGTTCGATTCGCCGCCGAGATGAAAGACGCCGAACGAGACCCCATGCGGACGCTCGAGCGGGTCGGGCTCGTCGAATCGGCCGACCGTCCCGTCGGCGATTTCTCGAAGGGGATGCGCCAGCGACTCGGCGTCGCGATGGCGCTGATCGGCCGGCCCGACCTACTCGTGCTCGACGAGCCGCTGGCCGGACTCGACCCTGCAGGGGCTCGCCGCGTCCGGAGGCTCGTGCGAGAGGAGCGCGACCGGGGCGCGGCCGTCCTGCTCTCGAGTCACATTACAGAGCAAGTCGAGACGCTCTGCGACCGCGTCGGTATCCTCCTGGACGGGGAGTTAGCCGTGGTCGATACGGTCGTCGGTCTCCGTGAGCGGTTGAACGCCGACAGGCCGATCGACCTGACGATTGTTGAGCGGCCAGCTGACTTCGACGTAGCGACGCTCGATGGCGTCACTGGCGTGAACGAGCTGGCGAGCGGTATCCGGGTGACTTGCCGCGGGCCGGCTGCCGCCGGGCGTATCGTCGCGCGACTCGACGTGTCCGGCGCGACGCTTCTCGACATCGAGGGACGTGGCGGCTCGCTGGAGCGACTGTTCCTGGCGTTGACTGACGACGGGACCGAGCACGTGGACACCGCGGTCGAGACAGCTGTCGAACCCCGGGGGGCCGGCCGATGA
- a CDS encoding 2-oxo acid dehydrogenase subunit E2, with protein sequence MSDAGDRIEPFPARRRGTVDYMRTAGRRSNVHGLIAVDVTRARRRIDAIETETGREPSFTAFLVGCLARAVADHPHVNAYRDWRGRVHVFEAVDVNVLVETTIKGDRIGVPHVVRRANERSTRSIHDEIRAAQDAADPTDLSRWAEVALSLPGVLRRLVWRLPQWFPGQWRNVAGTVAVSAVGMYGHGGGWAISPTNYTLQVTVGGISEQPRLVDGEITNREFLSLTVTFDHDVVDGAPAARFIDRLRERIEDAHGLEQTDDWQVD encoded by the coding sequence ATGAGCGACGCAGGCGACCGAATCGAGCCGTTCCCCGCCCGCAGACGCGGGACGGTCGACTACATGCGGACGGCTGGCCGCCGGAGCAACGTCCACGGGCTCATAGCGGTTGACGTGACCCGAGCACGCCGCCGTATCGATGCCATCGAAACGGAGACGGGTCGCGAACCCTCGTTTACCGCGTTTCTCGTCGGCTGTCTCGCTCGTGCCGTCGCCGACCACCCGCACGTCAACGCGTATCGGGACTGGCGCGGCCGCGTCCACGTGTTCGAGGCCGTAGACGTGAACGTCCTCGTCGAGACAACGATCAAGGGCGACCGAATCGGGGTCCCACACGTCGTCAGGCGGGCGAACGAACGCTCCACCCGGTCGATTCACGACGAGATACGTGCTGCGCAGGACGCGGCGGACCCGACCGATCTCTCGCGGTGGGCCGAAGTGGCGTTATCACTCCCCGGCGTCCTCCGCCGGCTAGTCTGGCGGCTCCCGCAGTGGTTCCCCGGCCAGTGGCGGAACGTGGCCGGAACGGTCGCGGTCAGCGCGGTCGGCATGTACGGGCATGGAGGCGGTTGGGCAATCAGTCCGACGAACTACACGTTACAGGTCACCGTGGGGGGCATCAGCGAGCAACCTCGGCTAGTCGACGGTGAGATAACGAACCGGGAGTTCCTCAGCCTCACGGTGACGTTCGACCACGACGTCGTCGACGGGGCGCCCGCGGCCCGGTTCATCGACCGGTTACGAGAACGGATCGAGGATGCCCACGGGCTCGAACAGACCGACGACTGGCAGGTGGACTGA
- a CDS encoding GbsR/MarR family transcriptional regulator, whose translation MSSEETAAARERVIESMEQSAEVYGLSRSAGRIYGVLYFATDPLSIPELVTETGYAKSTVSNVTRKLTRIGLIHRRSSDGGGRRVQFTAEREVWFILQNVFQQYVMRETQATIRTLRRAENSLPDDTDNPEHQRINELLEAYVDLQEVLELTAEFSVAELRDALETYDRQ comes from the coding sequence ATGAGTAGTGAGGAGACGGCTGCTGCTCGTGAGCGTGTCATCGAATCGATGGAGCAATCAGCCGAGGTCTACGGGTTAAGTCGGAGTGCCGGACGTATCTACGGGGTGTTGTACTTCGCTACCGACCCGCTCTCGATTCCGGAACTCGTCACGGAAACGGGGTACGCGAAGTCCACGGTGAGTAACGTCACTCGCAAACTGACCCGGATCGGACTTATTCACCGTCGCTCCTCAGACGGTGGCGGCAGGCGCGTCCAGTTTACCGCCGAACGGGAGGTGTGGTTCATCCTCCAGAACGTGTTCCAACAGTACGTCATGCGAGAGACTCAAGCGACGATTCGAACGCTCCGTCGCGCTGAGAACTCCCTCCCGGACGACACAGACAACCCCGAACACCAACGGATCAACGAACTTCTCGAGGCATACGTTGATCTCCAGGAGGTCCTCGAACTCACAGCGGAGTTCTCCGTTGCGGAACTCCGTGACGCGCTCGAAACCTACGACCGACAGTAA
- a CDS encoding MFS transporter, whose product MRFVRYVRQGQWATVFGYLLFIALMAAGYYYNVTFVQLGLIDLGVRLVGMTRVQVSMWMAALALLTFVTAVVVGIAMDRRGWSSDLRTKLRLLFGVVVVQFVLTAVAPSIHSVPAFGAWIIVGSISLGVGFPVSFSLAIDLIPVPDRGYVAAVITSVAYFAANAYPLEWSVDVFSRLLTIAMIPGIVVLAVLVSERIGVLDGVLDSLSEQHEQFGRGRFCHPTPVRTRSLALWSPVVLMFGVFFIDSLGFLRIIETPSLVLSSWQSPVYSTRLAIALVHVVGALMAGVLYVNFDRNALFLWVFALFSLTYVLYTTDLRVASLFPGLVSNDTAILNPLLYALTVSFYTTLNFALWPDLSTAETVGTHSAIGIGMAGWLATFLSTAVSLFLEDANVGLLSHLNLVNALALLLFVGLIVTLYGTRLVRYAREAESG is encoded by the coding sequence GTGCGCTTCGTCAGATACGTCCGGCAAGGCCAGTGGGCGACCGTCTTCGGATATCTGCTGTTCATCGCCCTGATGGCGGCGGGGTACTACTACAACGTCACGTTCGTCCAGCTCGGCCTCATCGACCTCGGCGTGCGACTCGTGGGGATGACTCGCGTGCAGGTGTCGATGTGGATGGCCGCGCTCGCGCTACTGACGTTCGTCACCGCGGTCGTCGTCGGGATAGCGATGGACCGGCGTGGCTGGAGTTCGGACCTTCGAACGAAGCTCAGGCTTCTCTTCGGCGTCGTTGTCGTCCAATTCGTGTTGACTGCGGTCGCACCCTCTATCCACTCGGTCCCAGCGTTCGGCGCGTGGATTATCGTCGGGTCGATATCGCTCGGGGTCGGCTTTCCCGTCTCGTTTAGCCTTGCAATCGACCTGATCCCGGTCCCCGACAGGGGGTACGTGGCCGCAGTTATCACGTCCGTTGCCTACTTTGCTGCGAACGCCTATCCGCTCGAGTGGTCGGTCGACGTGTTCAGCCGACTGCTGACCATCGCGATGATTCCTGGCATCGTCGTCCTCGCCGTCCTCGTCTCCGAGCGGATCGGCGTGCTCGACGGCGTACTCGATAGCCTGTCAGAGCAACACGAGCAGTTCGGGAGAGGCCGGTTCTGCCATCCGACTCCGGTTCGGACACGGAGTCTCGCGCTCTGGTCGCCGGTCGTACTGATGTTCGGGGTCTTCTTTATCGACAGTCTGGGCTTCCTTCGCATCATCGAGACGCCGTCGCTCGTGCTCTCCTCCTGGCAGTCGCCAGTGTACTCGACCCGCCTCGCGATCGCCCTTGTCCACGTCGTGGGCGCGTTGATGGCTGGCGTGCTCTACGTCAACTTCGACCGGAACGCGCTCTTTCTGTGGGTGTTCGCGCTCTTTTCGCTGACCTATGTCCTCTATACGACCGATTTGCGGGTGGCGTCGCTGTTTCCTGGACTCGTCAGCAACGACACCGCCATCTTGAATCCACTGCTGTACGCACTGACGGTGAGTTTCTATACGACACTCAATTTCGCACTCTGGCCGGATCTCTCGACCGCCGAGACCGTGGGTACACATTCGGCAATCGGTATCGGGATGGCCGGGTGGCTCGCGACGTTCCTGAGTACCGCTGTCTCGCTGTTTCTCGAGGATGCCAACGTCGGGCTGCTGTCACATCTCAACCTCGTCAACGCGCTCGCCCTGCTCCTGTTCGTCGGTTTGATCGTTACGCTCTACGGGACTCGGCTGGTGCGGTACGCCCGGGAGGCCGAGTCAGGATGA
- a CDS encoding DUF7522 family protein codes for MPEESATRLVEYLKKEAGEYLRGAIHYSADEYVTLYLRDDVATLYSAEKMEELAAYYRQETSNQSSREPFNLGNNHCTVNFYDDAILFHFTQGDELGTVITLEPEAGRNIIGFITECLKQLHHNSPQEISEAPRWLGE; via the coding sequence ATGCCGGAAGAATCTGCGACTCGTCTGGTTGAGTATCTCAAAAAGGAAGCGGGCGAATACTTGCGCGGTGCAATTCACTATTCTGCAGACGAATATGTTACGCTATACCTCCGAGACGATGTTGCGACGCTGTATTCAGCCGAGAAGATGGAGGAACTGGCAGCGTATTACCGACAAGAAACGTCGAATCAATCTTCCAGAGAGCCGTTCAATCTTGGAAACAATCACTGTACTGTGAATTTCTATGACGACGCAATTCTATTCCATTTCACACAGGGGGACGAACTTGGGACGGTGATTACCCTCGAACCTGAAGCAGGCCGAAATATTATCGGATTCATCACCGAGTGTCTGAAACAGCTACATCACAATTCTCCACAAGAGATATCAGAAGCACCTCGGTGGTTGGGAGAGTGA
- a CDS encoding LUD domain-containing protein, with translation MSASSLDTFVSALDTQDVPCERTTRSSFVETLETHIRGPTVGVPLGDLGVELSETDVTVDPTPAQLKAAHTGVTPASFAIADYGSVVIPDSSDGAELVSLFVNRHVVVVEAEDIVPEMEAAFARFGEQFRTHLDSGIIATGPSATADMGDLVFGAHGPKEVHVIILEPTDE, from the coding sequence ATGTCCGCATCTTCGCTCGACACATTTGTCTCTGCGCTCGACACGCAGGACGTTCCCTGCGAACGGACGACGCGCTCGTCTTTCGTCGAGACGCTCGAGACACACATCCGAGGACCAACCGTCGGCGTCCCACTCGGAGACCTTGGCGTCGAACTGAGTGAGACCGACGTGACGGTCGACCCGACCCCTGCACAGTTGAAAGCCGCTCATACCGGGGTCACTCCGGCCTCGTTCGCCATCGCGGATTACGGGTCGGTGGTAATCCCCGACAGCTCGGATGGGGCAGAGCTGGTGAGTCTCTTCGTCAATCGTCATGTCGTCGTCGTCGAGGCGGAGGATATCGTCCCCGAGATGGAGGCCGCATTCGCGCGGTTCGGTGAGCAGTTCCGCACACACTTGGACAGTGGAATCATCGCGACTGGCCCGAGTGCGACGGCAGATATGGGAGACCTCGTTTTCGGGGCCCATGGGCCCAAAGAAGTCCACGTCATCATCCTGGAGCCCACCGATGAGTGA
- a CDS encoding two-component system sensor histidine kinase NtrB encodes MVSHSPLAIGDDFYQTLVENAAEGMLTIDEQSTIVYANPAIQDILGYSPDELIGSSKMEIIPDRLEPVHAAALESYVETGERNIDWNGIELPALHKDGHEVPTLISLREHEHNGERYFTGIIRDITERRRREEQLQDQKERLNEFADILTHDIRNPLSVARGYTAIAQDDHEIPELEKISESLMRIDNLVDDVLELSKEGRSIGDTEPIELEGCLRESWNNVETYRATLRIEDELGSITADKSRFQELLENLFRNAIDHGGEDVTVRVGRLDGKPGVYVADDGAGISKSIRSEVFTHGYSTNREGTGYGLSIVHQIVEGHGWEIEITESSEGGARFEIAW; translated from the coding sequence ATGGTATCCCACTCGCCTCTTGCGATCGGTGACGATTTCTACCAGACACTCGTCGAGAACGCAGCGGAGGGGATGCTGACGATTGACGAGCAGAGCACTATTGTGTATGCGAATCCAGCGATACAAGATATCCTGGGGTACTCTCCGGATGAACTGATCGGGAGTTCGAAGATGGAAATCATCCCCGATCGTTTGGAACCAGTTCACGCGGCAGCCCTCGAGTCGTACGTCGAAACGGGGGAGCGGAATATCGACTGGAATGGAATAGAACTTCCCGCCCTGCATAAAGACGGACACGAAGTTCCGACACTGATCAGTCTTCGCGAACACGAGCACAACGGCGAACGGTATTTTACGGGGATCATACGCGATATCACCGAGCGGCGGCGACGAGAGGAACAGCTTCAAGATCAAAAAGAGCGGCTCAACGAGTTCGCCGACATCCTCACCCACGACATTCGGAACCCACTTTCTGTCGCCCGGGGCTATACCGCTATCGCCCAGGATGACCACGAGATACCGGAACTCGAGAAGATCTCAGAGTCCCTGATGCGCATCGACAATCTCGTCGACGATGTTCTCGAACTCTCAAAGGAGGGGCGGTCCATCGGTGACACTGAGCCGATAGAGCTCGAAGGTTGTCTCCGGGAGTCGTGGAACAATGTCGAGACCTACCGGGCCACGTTACGGATCGAAGACGAACTCGGGTCGATAACGGCAGATAAGAGCCGGTTCCAGGAACTGTTAGAGAATCTCTTCCGGAACGCGATCGACCACGGTGGCGAAGATGTCACCGTTCGTGTGGGGCGGCTCGATGGAAAGCCAGGTGTGTACGTTGCAGATGATGGCGCAGGGATTTCGAAGTCAATTCGCTCAGAGGTGTTTACCCACGGGTATTCGACGAATCGGGAGGGGACGGGGTATGGCCTCTCGATTGTCCACCAAATTGTCGAGGGCCACGGGTGGGAGATAGAGATCACAGAGAGTTCCGAGGGAGGTGCACGGTTCGAGATTGCGTGGTGA
- a CDS encoding ArsR/SmtB family transcription factor, translated as MASALPHQPAVEHEPQQQTDIVVKDDEQTEILQSLSSETAQAILVELRDEPATASEIADAVDTSLQNAHYHLKRLSDATLIEPVDTWYSVKGTEMTVYALTTRRLVIQFGGKGRRDAGSATDG; from the coding sequence ATGGCTAGCGCTCTTCCCCATCAACCCGCTGTCGAGCACGAACCCCAGCAACAGACAGATATCGTCGTCAAAGACGACGAGCAGACCGAGATCCTCCAGTCGTTGAGTTCGGAGACTGCCCAAGCAATCTTGGTGGAACTCCGCGACGAACCGGCAACTGCGTCGGAGATCGCCGATGCCGTCGATACGTCACTCCAGAACGCGCATTACCATCTCAAACGTCTCTCCGATGCGACACTCATCGAACCGGTCGATACGTGGTACTCCGTCAAGGGCACTGAGATGACCGTCTACGCACTTACCACTCGACGACTCGTCATTCAGTTCGGTGGCAAAGGGCGGAGAGACGCTGGAAGCGCAACTGACGGATAA
- a CDS encoding DUF7544 domain-containing protein yields the protein MPLHALENLDDALDATRAFLWPFNRSTWVKLAVVVFFVGGPGANLNLFQYNVPADQGPTSGGFPTPPDIGASVLLVIAAVVAVALVVGLLFLLVGSIMEFILVESLRHETVAIRRYWGERWRQGARLFGFRAVVALLVFGSIAVLAALVLFPVLVQTGPGTRGGLSIIGFLLLLPVVFVLALVVGVVNGFTTVFVVPVMIRADCGVLGGWRRLWPTVTANPWEYLAYAVAGFVLNIIGGILVAIVVGVGVLVLLIPFGILGAVGFFVLSVSQSFGIGILLVVGLLFGLSTLAVAALVQVPVVTYLRYYALLVLGDIDDDLDLIPERRAAIREGDV from the coding sequence ATGCCTCTTCACGCCCTGGAGAACCTGGATGATGCCCTCGATGCGACGAGAGCATTCCTGTGGCCGTTCAACCGCTCGACGTGGGTCAAACTCGCAGTTGTCGTGTTCTTCGTCGGCGGCCCCGGTGCCAACCTGAACCTCTTTCAGTACAACGTTCCGGCCGACCAGGGACCAACATCCGGAGGATTCCCAACGCCGCCAGACATCGGTGCAAGCGTACTCCTCGTTATCGCTGCCGTCGTTGCAGTCGCACTCGTCGTCGGACTCCTCTTCTTGCTCGTCGGGTCGATAATGGAGTTCATCCTGGTCGAATCCCTCCGTCACGAAACGGTCGCGATACGCCGCTACTGGGGCGAGCGCTGGCGACAAGGGGCTCGACTGTTCGGGTTTCGAGCAGTGGTCGCGTTGCTTGTCTTCGGCAGTATCGCCGTCCTCGCCGCCCTCGTTCTCTTCCCGGTCCTCGTCCAGACGGGTCCCGGAACCCGTGGCGGACTCTCTATCATTGGATTCTTGCTGCTCCTGCCGGTCGTCTTCGTCCTCGCGCTGGTCGTCGGTGTGGTCAACGGATTCACCACCGTGTTCGTCGTTCCAGTCATGATCCGAGCTGACTGTGGCGTCCTCGGCGGGTGGCGTCGTCTCTGGCCGACCGTTACGGCCAACCCCTGGGAGTACCTCGCGTACGCCGTCGCTGGATTCGTCCTCAACATCATCGGTGGGATTCTGGTCGCCATCGTCGTCGGCGTAGGCGTGCTCGTCCTCCTGATTCCGTTCGGTATCCTCGGGGCCGTCGGGTTCTTCGTGCTCTCCGTCTCGCAGTCGTTCGGCATCGGTATCCTGCTGGTCGTCGGACTACTGTTCGGACTCTCGACGCTCGCGGTGGCCGCACTGGTACAGGTGCCAGTCGTGACGTATCTGCGGTACTACGCGTTGCTCGTGCTGGGCGACATCGACGACGACCTGGACCTCATCCCGGAACGGCGCGCCGCAATCCGCGAGGGCGATGTATGA
- the rhcE gene encoding 2-keto-3-deoxy-L-rhamnonate dehydrogenase (part of the rhamnose catabolism pathway) — MKAIVQTGPQAVETQEREKPTINADEVLVKVHTAGLCGSDAHAYKYDGGYEWIPIPRIMGHEYSGEVVEVGSNVTDYVVGDKIIEEPIHDCGHCFQCKNGQENVCQNFSITGMHRDGAYAEYVAVDPNHLHAVPDGVPLDHAAITEPTSIATRAVLEQSKTTPGDNVLVEGPGPIGVLVAAIADSLGANVIVAGLEQDATYRLPLLEDLGIETLNLQSDDLEARAETYTDGIGFDVVFDSTGHHTGINTALDYVRKGGQIVMVGIPNDTSEVTFTSTVRGEVEVNTSYGSTWTNFEQALRLMERGEIAVDEIVDTSYDKDDPAAAFEAFLASETCKPVFQFSQ, encoded by the coding sequence ATGAAAGCAATCGTTCAAACAGGGCCGCAGGCCGTCGAGACGCAGGAACGAGAGAAACCGACCATCAACGCCGACGAAGTCCTCGTAAAAGTCCACACGGCTGGCCTCTGTGGAAGTGACGCACACGCGTACAAGTACGACGGTGGGTACGAATGGATACCGATCCCGCGTATCATGGGCCACGAGTACTCTGGCGAGGTCGTGGAAGTCGGGTCGAATGTCACCGACTACGTTGTAGGCGACAAAATCATCGAAGAGCCGATCCACGACTGTGGCCACTGTTTCCAGTGCAAGAACGGCCAGGAGAACGTCTGCCAGAACTTCTCGATCACCGGGATGCACCGCGACGGTGCGTACGCCGAATACGTCGCTGTCGACCCCAATCACCTCCACGCCGTTCCCGACGGCGTTCCCCTCGATCACGCCGCGATTACCGAGCCGACAAGCATCGCCACACGCGCGGTACTCGAGCAGTCGAAGACCACGCCCGGTGACAACGTACTGGTCGAGGGTCCGGGGCCGATTGGCGTCCTCGTGGCAGCCATCGCCGATTCGCTCGGTGCAAACGTCATCGTCGCCGGTCTCGAACAGGACGCGACCTATCGGCTGCCCCTGCTCGAAGACCTCGGTATCGAGACGCTCAACCTCCAGTCTGACGACCTCGAGGCACGGGCCGAAACGTACACCGACGGAATTGGATTCGACGTCGTGTTCGACTCGACCGGCCACCACACTGGCATCAACACTGCACTCGACTACGTGCGAAAGGGCGGCCAGATCGTCATGGTCGGCATCCCCAACGACACCTCGGAGGTGACGTTCACCTCGACGGTCCGTGGCGAAGTCGAGGTCAACACCTCCTACGGCTCGACCTGGACGAACTTCGAACAGGCGCTCCGGCTGATGGAACGAGGAGAGATTGCTGTCGACGAAATCGTCGATACGTCCTACGACAAGGACGACCCGGCCGCCGCGTTCGAGGCGTTCCTCGCCTCGGAGACCTGCAAACCAGTCTTCCAGTTCTCTCAGTGA
- a CDS encoding PH domain-containing protein: MRPQNEWFKPEQLRRYYFAYESLTLSLVLVLVGALAVTGILTAMQPWVLAVGGTMLLLGFGYVMWWIPAFYRTADYRFTDDEVEYRRGVFFQQQTTVPYNRITNVGTSQGPIQRLVNAGSVGIHTAGYGGQTGAELTIGGVTDFPEIQAQILGWVRERPATATESEDAVDTISSRPARADETDEMLSELRRIRELLEKARFA, translated from the coding sequence ATGAGACCCCAAAACGAGTGGTTCAAGCCCGAACAGTTGCGGCGCTACTACTTCGCATACGAATCTCTCACGCTGAGTCTCGTACTGGTGCTCGTCGGCGCGCTCGCTGTCACGGGCATTCTCACTGCGATGCAACCGTGGGTGTTGGCGGTCGGCGGCACGATGTTGTTGCTCGGCTTTGGCTACGTGATGTGGTGGATTCCGGCGTTCTACCGGACGGCAGACTATCGCTTCACCGACGACGAAGTCGAGTACCGTCGCGGTGTCTTCTTCCAGCAGCAGACCACCGTCCCGTACAACCGCATCACGAACGTTGGGACTTCGCAAGGGCCGATTCAGCGCCTGGTGAACGCAGGATCGGTGGGGATTCACACCGCGGGGTACGGCGGCCAGACGGGTGCGGAACTGACTATCGGCGGTGTCACCGACTTCCCGGAGATTCAAGCGCAGATTCTCGGATGGGTCAGAGAGCGACCCGCAACAGCAACCGAAAGCGAGGACGCTGTAGACACAATCAGTAGCCGTCCGGCTAGAGCGGATGAAACCGACGAGATGCTCAGTGAACTCCGTCGTATCCGGGAACTACTGGAGAAGGCCCGATTTGCATAG